In one window of Helianthus annuus cultivar XRQ/B chromosome 17, HanXRQr2.0-SUNRISE, whole genome shotgun sequence DNA:
- the LOC110924596 gene encoding protein FAR1-RELATED SEQUENCE 5-like → MVLNGDGGDSGGGDQGFISDERGQRGREDGERETGMNEGGRERNSESVASNVYETPNGTRYWTPIVPHGVKPFLKARFTTIEQAIAMYEEYAQLAGFGTRLGTSKKVKIGNEVITTRRYVLCSRAPVNKHKHKETNPDDIDSTSPSRRSNVKVTDCKACVKFRRIKKSTDYEIYGFVEQHNHGFTSPENLDLSLKRRKLDFSTQEFIAKCRNANLGPTKSHKVHVAIKGGHHNVHGTVVDYKNCGRDIRDFIGDRDAQMIIDKFKARSENKVNYTFDTHIDVTVENFFPNRYDMIFVPFTGVDHHKKCTIFGAGLLHNETIESYTWLLQKFLQAHKGKQPLLILTDQDCAMKQAVANVFDKSIHRLCMWHIIQKLPAKIKGNDKRNAEIKKKFHKLVWNVYIKPETFEKRWHLLIAEYGLEEHSWLTEMYSIREQWIPGYFHEIPMSTLMKTTSRCESANHLFKSNSSPHNTLVQFMLCYDTSVDGLRNDQRELSYQTDTINPEYKTKWPIERHANQIYTRKVFLDVQKEIIKGKENSYIAERSISDGVNCFVIAHQDQTSEVLNEFKQFTLKLQVTFNKEDLSVTCKCMGFTRNGYLCRHVFCVLGHHNVHKIPTQYIHPRWRRDAIPSSVYSLEYRLSIDQSRDAIPTPLSVSKTNFLQKMTVLSAMRSVNRIYRK, encoded by the exons ATGGTGCTGAACGGTGACGGAGGAGACAGCGGCGGCGGCGACCAAGGTTTTATCTCCGATGAACGAGGACAAAGAGGAAGGGAGGACGGAGAGAGAGAAACAGGGATGAACGAGGGTGGGAGAGAGAGAAACAGTG AGTCGGTTGCTAGCAATGTGTACGAAACGCCAAATGGGACTAGGTACTGGACACCCATTGTCCCCCATGGAGTCAAACCGTTTTTGAAAGCTAGATTTACTACGATTGAACAAGCAATTGCAATGTACGAGGAGTACGCACAACTTGCTGGATTTGGAACCCGTTTGGGTACTTCAAAAAAAGTAAAAATAGGAAACGAGGTAATTACGACTCGGCGATACGTTTTATGCTCTAGGGCGCCAgtgaacaaacataaacataaagaAACTAACCCCGATGATATTGACTCAACTTCACCATCGCGTCGTTCTAATGTTAAAGTTACAGATTGTAAGGCATGTGTGAAGTTTCGTCGTATAAAAAAGTCAACTGATTATGAAATCTATGGGTTTGTTGAACAACACAACCATGGGTTTACCTCTCCCGAGAATCTTGACTTATCACTAAAGCGAAGAAAACTCGATTTTTCTACCCAAGAGTTCATAGCAAAGTGCCGCAATGCTAATCTTGGCCCTACCAAATCCCACAAGGTACATGTTGCAATAAAAGGTGGTCACCATAATGTTCACGGTACCGTTGTAGACTACAAAAATTGTGGCCGTGACATTCGGGATTTTATTGGCGATAGAGACGCGCAGATGATAATTGACAAGTTCAAAGCTCGAAGCGAAAATAAAGTTAATTACACTTTCGATACCCATATTGATG TTACAGTTGAAAACTTTTTTCCAAACAGGTACGATATGATTTTTGTGCCTTTCACGGGAGTTGACCATCATAAAAAGTGCACAATTTTTGGGGCTGGGTTGTTACATAATGAGACTATTGAATCATACACATGGCTACTCCAAAAATTTCTTCAAGCACACAAAGGAAAACAGCCACTCTTGATATTAACTGATCAGGATTGTGCTATGAAACAAGCTGTCGCCAACGTATTTGACAAGTCCATCCACAGACTATGCATGTGGCACATTATTCAAAAGTTGCCAGCAAAG ATCAAGGGTAACGACAAAAGGAACGCGGAAATCAAGAAAAAATTCCACAAACTTGTATGGAATGTTTACATCAAACCAGAAACCTTTGAAAAGAGATGGCATTTACTTATTGCTGAGTACGGTTTGGAAGAGCATTCTTGGTTGACTGAGATGTATTCGATTCGTGAACAGTGGATCCCAGGATATTTTCATGAAATACCTATGTCTACGTTAATGAAGACCACTTCTAGGTGCGAAAGCGCTAACCATTTGTTCAAATCAAACTCTAGTCCACACAATACGTTGGTACAGTTTATGTTGTGCTACGATACGTCCGTTGATGGGTTACGAAATGACCAACGCGAACTCTCTTATCAAACAGACACCATTAATCCAGAATACAAAACTAAATGGCCAATCGAACGTCATGCAAACCAAATTTATACTAGAAAAGTATTCTTGGATGTCCAAAAGGAAATTATCAAGGGTAAGGAGAATAGCTACATTGCTGAACGATCAATATCAGATGGAGTAAACTGTTTCGTGATTGCTCACCAAGATCAGACATCAGAAGTTTTAAATGAGTTCAAG CAATTCACCCTAAAATTGCAGGTCACGTTTAACAAAGAAGATCTATCAGTTACCTGCAAGTGTATGGGATTCACCAGAAATGGATATCTATGTCGTCATGTGTTCTGCGTACTTGGCCATCATAACGTACATAAGATTCCAACACAATATATTCACCCAAGATGGAGGAGAGATGCTATTCCTAGCAGTGTCTATAGCCTTGAGTACAGGTTATCTATTGATCAAAGCAGAGATGCTATTCCAACGCCACTTTCAGTTTCGAAAACCAATTTTCTGCAAAAGATGACAGTTTTATCAGCAATGCGTTCAGTTAACCGTATATACCGCAAATAA